Genomic segment of Paenibacillaceae bacterium GAS479:
AGAAACAGCAGCCTTTCTGGTGGGAAATGCCGAGTGGAGAACGACTGCTGACCTGGAACGGTGAGCATTATATGTTCGGCAATGATCTGGGATTGATTCCAGGCCTTGGCGGCTCCTACATGGTTCGAGATGAATTCGATACGAGCCACGGGGTTACTTTTGAAATCGCAGAAGCCCGGATTCACCGTTACATCGACCGCATGGAGCAGGATGGATATGCGTTTAACTTCGCTCCGACGATGTTCTCCGGCTTGCCAACAGACAACGGAGCTCCGAATACGGCAATCATGGAATTTGCGCAAAAATGGAACGAAAAACACGGCGACCGAGTTACGATCGTACCGGCTACGCTGGAGGACTTCTTCAAGGTAGTTCGCGAGCATGCTGCGGAGCATCCCGAAGATATTCCCGTGCATCGCGGCGATTGGCCGGACTGGTGGACAGATGGCGTAAGCTCAACACCGAAGCATGTCCAGGTCTATCGCGAAGCTCAGCGTGTGTACCAGAAGGTAACACGTTTGGACCCTAACGGTGAAGTCGTTTCTCAGGCTGCGCTTGAAGATATGGAATATCAGCTGACGTTATTTGCGGAACATACTTGGGGTTACCATTCATCGGTTATCGAACCTTGGAACCCCTTTGTCCAGGAGCTAGGCTTGCGCAAAGAAGCTTTTTCAGCCAATGCCAGCACGGCGGCCCATCGCGCATTGTACGACATTCTTGAGCATAAAGGCGACGCACTTCTCGCTCCCAACCGGCCGATGAAATTTAAGCTGTCCAATCCTTTCGAATACGTTCAGGAAGGCATTGCTCAGCTCATTATGGAAGGCTGGCATTACGATCTCATTAAAGACGGCTTTGAAGTCCGCGACGCAGATAGCGGAGAGTTATATGTAGCTCAGCTAAGCCGAGTTATGCGCGGCGTTATCGTCACCCTTCCTATCACCCTGCAGGCAGGGGAAGAAAGAATCGTTACTATTCAGCCGGTTAAGTCGGATGCCGTCAGAACTGCGTTTCAAAATGACTATATCGCAACGGACGGTATGATGGATGTGGATGTAACGAGTGACGAGCAATCGTTCCGAGTAACATCTACCTATATTGATACACCTTTTGTAAAGATTGAGTGGACCGTAGGAGAAGGTATTACCACTTGGATCGACAAACGCACAAACAAGGATATGCTGCGCTCGGACCGCAATCATAATGCCTTTACACCGGTGTATGATATAACCCACGCATCTACTGTTATGGAAATGTATGATGCGCGGCGCAAAATGGGACGTAATCGTAAAGGTCCCGGAGCGGTTACTTCTGTAGGCGTGCTGACCAAAGGGGAGATCCTTTCCCAAGGGGATGTATTTGCCACAGTTCAACTGACCTATGAGGTAGCAGGCTGCTCCCACTACTCCTTGCTCGTGACGGTGTATGCCAACCAACCGCGTGTAGATGTGGCCGTGCGTATGCATAAGGATAGCGTTTGGGAGCCTGAGAATTTGTATATCTCGCTCCCATTTGGAAGTCCGGTTATGAGTGAGGCCGAGGAACTATGGATTGATAAAATGGACGCCTTGACGCGCCCTCGCAAAGACCAATTGCCGGGCAGCTTGGCCGATTATTACTGCTTGGGTGAAGGCGCGGCTTATGTATCTGCCGATAACGGCGTCGCGATTGCTATGCCGGATACTCCGCTCATTCAGCTCGGCTCATTGAAGCATGGCTTCCGTCTGCTGAATGGAGATGCAAAGCTTCAGCAGGATCCTGGCCATCTGTATGCTTGGGCGATGAACAACTACTGGGAAACGAACTTCCCCGCCACCTTGGGCGGATTTTATGAATTCCGTTATCTTGTCGCTTGGGGCGAGTCATTGAATACGCCTGAAGCTGCTTTGACGTCATGCCGCAGTATGAATGCGGGAATCTTGAGTTGGCGTTTGAAGTAGGAACAAGAGCTTGGCGCAGATTTTAAAGGGCTGGTGCGTAGTCATGACAATGACTATGTGCCAGCTCTTTTTTATTTTTATCAAACTCTAAAACTCTCACTCAAAATTTCATCCTAAGTGTCCACACGACTTCTACGAGACGGAATAGTATACGACAAAGACGCAAAAAACGAGAATGGGAGAGTGATTGTGATGATGCTTTATGTCGCTCTGGGTGACTCCATAACTTTCGGGGAAAGCGCATCTTCATGGGCAAGGGCCTATCCCCAATTATCTACAGCCGCTTTAAATGCTCGCCGTTATCCAACAAGAGGTGCTGTAATTGCCAGGTCCGGTTGGAGCAGCGCGGATTTGCTCAATTCCATCGAAGGACCGGGCAGAAATTTGATTCGGCAAGCCGAAGTCATCACCGTATGGATCGGAGGCATTGATGTAGCTAACTATGCTCTGGAAGCCTACAGGAACCAGCAGCCGATCGAACTGGGCCCAGTTCTGGCGGATTACTCGCAAAATTATAGCTCCATTTTGAGCTATATTAGAGCGAATAGCCGTGCAAGAATCGTTTGCTGCACTCAGTACAATCCTTTTCCTAACAGTCCTATTGCCGTTACCGGTATTCAACTGCTGAACTCCACCACAGATCTAGTCGCTAGACGGTTCGGTGCCGTGACCGCTCCG
This window contains:
- a CDS encoding Lysophospholipase L1; translation: MMLYVALGDSITFGESASSWARAYPQLSTAALNARRYPTRGAVIARSGWSSADLLNSIEGPGRNLIRQAEVITVWIGGIDVANYALEAYRNQQPIELGPVLADYSQNYSSILSYIRANSRARIVCCTQYNPFPNSPIAVTGIQLLNSTTDLVARRFGAVTAPVHSWFEGRQQNLIYGYQNGIIEDALNGFFPIHPNNRGHQVIARGLFPFLTPRRSR
- a CDS encoding Glycosyl hydrolases family 38 N-terminal domain-containing protein; translated protein: MATKKPWTIYAIHHSHTDIGYTERQEKIQQYHVDYIRQVLHILREIRSGNRPDWTGFKWVCETFWPIETFLKKANEQEKNEFEEAVRRGDIGLSGTYLNMTELVGKELLESMIGRVRRYGESIGAPVTSAMTADITGFSWGYGQVLLDAGVQNLITCIHTHHSMYPLWKKQQPFWWEMPSGERLLTWNGEHYMFGNDLGLIPGLGGSYMVRDEFDTSHGVTFEIAEARIHRYIDRMEQDGYAFNFAPTMFSGLPTDNGAPNTAIMEFAQKWNEKHGDRVTIVPATLEDFFKVVREHAAEHPEDIPVHRGDWPDWWTDGVSSTPKHVQVYREAQRVYQKVTRLDPNGEVVSQAALEDMEYQLTLFAEHTWGYHSSVIEPWNPFVQELGLRKEAFSANASTAAHRALYDILEHKGDALLAPNRPMKFKLSNPFEYVQEGIAQLIMEGWHYDLIKDGFEVRDADSGELYVAQLSRVMRGVIVTLPITLQAGEERIVTIQPVKSDAVRTAFQNDYIATDGMMDVDVTSDEQSFRVTSTYIDTPFVKIEWTVGEGITTWIDKRTNKDMLRSDRNHNAFTPVYDITHASTVMEMYDARRKMGRNRKGPGAVTSVGVLTKGEILSQGDVFATVQLTYEVAGCSHYSLLVTVYANQPRVDVAVRMHKDSVWEPENLYISLPFGSPVMSEAEELWIDKMDALTRPRKDQLPGSLADYYCLGEGAAYVSADNGVAIAMPDTPLIQLGSLKHGFRLLNGDAKLQQDPGHLYAWAMNNYWETNFPATLGGFYEFRYLVAWGESLNTPEAALTSCRSMNAGILSWRLK